In Cystobacter fuscus DSM 2262, one DNA window encodes the following:
- a CDS encoding enoyl-CoA hydratase/isomerase family protein, whose amino-acid sequence MTQRQATPSLFDIKAHGSTLVVRIDGGPLQLFSADVALQLEALVERVDKDPDVRAVVFASTHPQRFMSHADVKWLQEGGADYVARQQTGAPPPAPSEGYVGLDRLHAIFLRMNSIGVVFVAALEGQALGLGAEFAWACDLRVMADTDAFIGQPEVLLGIMPGGGGSQRLTRLVGSHRSLVAILEGKPFTPAQALEFGAVDAVVPKADVVAKAIELAQHLGKRDKAAVGATKRAVYFGGSLPLPDGIKLEAKEFLTLNVSANGQKLMLAYQAKTAELGELPLYATGGYDAALRAGQVV is encoded by the coding sequence ATGACACAACGACAAGCCACGCCCTCTCTCTTCGATATCAAAGCGCACGGCTCCACGCTGGTGGTGCGCATCGACGGCGGTCCGCTGCAGCTCTTCAGCGCCGACGTGGCGCTGCAACTCGAAGCGCTCGTGGAGCGCGTGGACAAGGATCCCGATGTGCGTGCGGTGGTCTTCGCCAGCACGCATCCGCAGCGGTTCATGAGCCATGCGGACGTGAAATGGCTGCAGGAAGGCGGCGCCGACTACGTCGCGCGCCAGCAGACGGGTGCGCCGCCGCCAGCGCCCTCGGAGGGCTACGTTGGGCTCGATCGCCTGCACGCGATCTTCCTTCGCATGAACAGCATCGGCGTGGTGTTCGTCGCCGCACTCGAGGGCCAGGCGCTGGGGCTCGGCGCGGAGTTCGCATGGGCCTGCGACCTGCGGGTGATGGCCGACACGGACGCCTTCATCGGTCAGCCGGAAGTGCTGCTGGGGATCATGCCGGGCGGCGGCGGCAGCCAGCGCCTGACCCGGCTGGTCGGGTCACATCGCTCGCTCGTCGCGATCCTCGAAGGCAAGCCATTCACGCCCGCGCAGGCACTGGAGTTCGGTGCGGTGGATGCGGTGGTGCCGAAGGCCGACGTCGTAGCGAAGGCAATCGAGCTCGCCCAACATCTGGGCAAGCGCGACAAGGCGGCCGTAGGCGCCACCAAGCGTGCGGTCTACTTCGGTGGCTCGCTACCGCTGCCAGACGGCATCAAGCTCGAAGCCAAGGAATTCCTGACGCTCAACGTCTCCGCGAATGGTCAGAAGTTGATGCTCGCCTACCAGGCGAAGACAGCCGAGCTTGGGGAGCTTCCGCTCTACGCGACTGGTGGCTATGACGCCGCGCTACGGGCAGGGCAGGTCGTCTAG
- a CDS encoding winged helix-turn-helix transcriptional regulator, which produces MRSKRHDPKSGCPVEATVSVIGGLWKPLILFHLMGGTLRFMEITRRIPKATQRMLTLQLRELEDDGVVVRRVYPQVPPKVEYELTPFGRSLAPVLLTLREWGMTYLRSQGVEPDALPTCAASELLASRAKARAAAD; this is translated from the coding sequence ATGCGGTCCAAGCGCCATGACCCCAAGAGCGGTTGCCCTGTGGAAGCCACGGTCTCGGTGATCGGCGGGCTGTGGAAGCCGCTGATCCTGTTCCACCTGATGGGCGGCACGCTGCGCTTCATGGAAATCACGCGGCGCATCCCGAAGGCCACACAACGCATGCTCACGTTGCAACTGCGCGAGCTGGAGGACGACGGCGTCGTCGTGCGCCGCGTCTATCCGCAGGTGCCGCCGAAGGTCGAGTACGAACTCACGCCGTTCGGTCGCTCATTGGCGCCGGTACTGCTCACGCTGCGCGAATGGGGCATGACCTACCTGCGCAGTCAGGGGGTCGAACCCGATGCATTGCCGACGTGTGCGGCGAGCGAGCTGTTGGCATCCAGAGCCAAAGCACGAGCCGCGGCTGACTAG
- the acuI gene encoding acrylyl-CoA reductase (NADPH) has translation MRGPIRALLTKKTEAGLSTTLTHLDPAELGEGDVTVRVEWSTVNYKDALALSGRGEIIKRLPLVGGIDLAGTVESSDDTRFAPGDRVLVNGWDLSQTHHGGYAEKARVPANWLVPVPDAFSTRDAMAIGTAGYSAMLCVLALEQSGLTPDAGDVLVTGANGGVGSIAIALLSKLGYRVVASTGRVSEAEHLRALGAADVIDRNDLARPGPPLGPERWAGAVDAVGSHTLANVLAQTRYRGVVAACGLAQGLDLPTSMAPFILRGITLAGIDTVRAPRELRLAAWARLATDLALPKLAAATREIKLADVPDTVAHLLRGEVRGRLVVRIP, from the coding sequence ATGAGAGGCCCCATTCGCGCACTGCTGACAAAGAAGACAGAGGCCGGGCTGTCGACGACCCTCACCCACCTCGATCCCGCCGAGCTCGGCGAAGGCGACGTCACCGTCCGGGTCGAATGGTCGACGGTGAACTACAAGGACGCGCTCGCGCTTTCAGGGCGCGGCGAGATCATCAAAAGGCTGCCGCTGGTAGGTGGCATTGACCTCGCGGGCACCGTCGAGTCGTCGGATGACACCCGGTTCGCGCCGGGCGACCGGGTGCTCGTCAACGGCTGGGACCTGAGCCAGACGCACCACGGCGGCTACGCCGAGAAGGCGCGCGTGCCGGCCAACTGGCTCGTCCCGGTGCCCGACGCCTTCAGCACGCGCGATGCCATGGCGATCGGGACGGCCGGCTACAGCGCAATGCTGTGCGTGCTCGCGCTCGAGCAGTCCGGCCTGACACCCGATGCCGGCGATGTCCTCGTCACCGGTGCGAACGGCGGCGTCGGCTCCATCGCGATCGCACTGCTGTCGAAGCTCGGCTACCGGGTCGTCGCCTCCACCGGCCGCGTGTCGGAGGCGGAGCACCTTCGCGCGCTGGGCGCGGCGGACGTCATCGACCGCAATGACCTCGCGCGGCCCGGCCCGCCTCTGGGTCCGGAGCGCTGGGCCGGCGCGGTGGACGCCGTCGGCAGCCACACGCTCGCCAACGTTCTGGCGCAGACGCGCTATCGCGGCGTCGTGGCCGCCTGCGGACTCGCGCAGGGCCTGGACCTGCCGACGTCGATGGCGCCCTTCATCCTCCGCGGCATCACCCTGGCCGGTATCGATACCGTGAGAGCGCCCCGCGAGCTGCGGCTGGCGGCATGGGCACGCCTCGCGACGGATCTCGCGCTGCCCAAGCTGGCCGCCGCCACGCGGGAAATCAAACTCGCCGACGTCCCCGACACCGTCGCGCACCTGCTGCGCGGTGAGGTCAGAGGGCGCCTGGTGGTGCGGATTCCCTGA